In a genomic window of Quercus lobata isolate SW786 chromosome 4, ValleyOak3.0 Primary Assembly, whole genome shotgun sequence:
- the LOC115987201 gene encoding F-box/kelch-repeat protein At3g23880-like: MRETGEHRSLPPFLRRRNTDVPIDIAFNILTRLPVKPLMRFRCVCKSWDSSITNPNFISTHLNNNKIIINNNNNNNNMNKDDDDDRGYLLHMPNVITRTMYSSSSSSNPVCTVVCDRTFNRISEHPIPSDLLINFAEIVGSFNGLLCLAEYGNGATYEEVIYLWNPSIRKFKRLPRTWFSQYDWDATGFAYHSERDDYMVVKIYSPSSNRIKRPEVEAEVYSLSSDSWTRVGISLRPNVVVSKVKDYSSASFVNGALHWLVSVSEGEVEFQNRKTILSFDVDDDKFGEIALPGGHGLKTLHSERYKENLAVFKGKLAFITFEDREFVYFRDSIGSCQCVIWVMEEYGVCESWNKHFSVRLGEVESFFGCTRFGELLVQKAFEFKYGASDVLRLNNCVIVSLDPETLHEKDLGVQHLPNIATTFEESLVILDRADGRSG, from the coding sequence ATGCGGGAAACGGGAGAACATCGTTCACTACCACCGTTTCTCCGACGGAGGAACACCGATGTCCCAATCGACATCGCATTCAACATCCTCACAAGGCTGCCGGTCAAACCACTAATGAGATTCAGGTGCGTTTGCAAATCCTGGGACTCCTCAATCACCAACCCCAATTTCATCTCTACCCAccttaacaacaacaaaatcatcatcaacaacaacaacaacaacaacaacatgaACAAAGACGATGATGATGATCGTGGTTATCTCTTACACATGCCCAATGTAATTACAAGGACCATGTATTCGTCTTCTAGTTCTAGCAACCCAGTCTGTACTGTTGTTTGTGACCGCACTTTCAATAGGATTTCTGAGCACCCAATTCCCTCTGATCTTCTGATCAACTTCGCCGAAATAGTCGGTTCGTTTAATGGTCTATTGTGTCTCGCTGAGTATGGAAATGGTGCTACTTATGAGGAAGTTATATACTTGTGGAACCCCAGTATTCGAAAATTCAAGAGGTTGCCTCGGACTTGGTTTAGCCAATATGATTGGGATGCTACTGGTTTTGCTTATCATTCGGAGAGAGATGACTACATGGTTGTAAAGATTTATTCTCCATCGTCGAACAGAATTAAAAGGCCTGAGGTTGAGGCTGAGGTTTATAGTTTGAGCTCGGATTCGTGGACGAGGGTTGGCATTTCATTGAGGCCCAATGTTGTGGTCTCCAAGGTCAAGGATTATTCGTCGGCCTCGTTTGTTAATGGGGCTTTGCATTGGTTGGTGTCTGTTAGTGAAGGTGAAGTGGAATTTCAAAATAGGAAAACGATTTTGTCATTTGATGTGGATGATGATAAATTCGGTGAGATTGCACTCCCTGGTGGACATGGACTGAAAACGCTACATTCGGAGCGCTACAAAGAAAATCTAGCGGTGTTTAAGGGGAAACTGGCCTTCATTACATTTGAAGATCGTGAATTTGTTTACTTCAGAGATAGTATCGGGTCTTGCCAATGCGTCATTTGGGTGATGGAGGAATATGGTGTATGTGAATCTTGGAATAAACATTTTTCTGTGCGGTTGGGAGAAGTTGAAAGTTTCTTTGGTTGCACCAGGTTTGGTGAACTTCTAGTTCAAAAGGCTTTCGAGTTCAAATATGGTGCTAGTGACGTACTGAGGTTGAATAATTGTGTGATTGTTTCACTTGACCCCGAAACTTTACATGAGAAGGATCTTGGTGTTCAACATCTTCCAAATATAGCTACTACTTTTGAGGAAAGCCTTGTTATACTTGATCGAGCAGACGGGCGGTCTGGATAG